In the genome of Quercus robur chromosome 3, dhQueRobu3.1, whole genome shotgun sequence, one region contains:
- the LOC126717779 gene encoding protein OBERON 3, with protein sequence MVMLRDKDLSNGRLGCEGDNCSQTKLSQQKKENPDEKMSFAEKGMDFQRDSGMGSDGNGFRSKLPTKTGTSGAQELTLSYLCDNSKLGLPEKEKNLLYSRERETNASVAENSISNQGEKWVERDFLNLNETRGNSSKREVEEELDRENIVPEKKPKLETLNLSLALPDVSLSLTAAPIPNQIAAKSMQSLAPSNNCSNDFTATATSMSYSYSLPFSHNPSCSLTRNSTENYDDQIWNCGEGTNGSVHSRFKPIGDGAVGLSNHGAGSLFSMMQANQASTRKKDFCSNVNNNNSSHYRTTTGSENHSFFPSELPARPRIDTLSGDSRGRGSEGLRNLEGVDGGGGGGGSGSGRVRKLSRQERLVIEIVSESVPDMAQICQELPEETVAMVKDYLNGIIIMPEKKEELVGLQYLLERRSDLTRETLSKCHKRQLEVLVAVKMGLGSYLSSEIRLSTNDLVDIFLYVKCRNVNCRSVLPVDDCDCKICSGNKGFCSQCMCPICLKFDYANNTCSWVGCDVCSHWCHAACGIQKNLIKPGPSLKGPSGSTEMQLHCIGCSHASEMFGFVKDVFMLCAKNWALETLKKELDCVRKIFRGSEDYKGKELHLKADDMLSKLETKMVSPSDACNSMIQFFNYGMSAPVVASNELVATQSILKKEATPLSQSISLPPKYTAFNMSSSSIRNDLLSNDLRQSDLKPSIMSELTTDDDFRFGSLSKKDSFDSLESLVRIKEAEARMFQNKADDARREAEGFRRMIRTKNDKVEEEYAGKLAKLCLQETEERRRKKLEELKVLENSHGDYFNMKRRMEAEITGLLERMEATKQQWAC encoded by the exons ATGGTCATGTTGAGAGATAAAGATCTCTCTAATGGTCGGTTAGGTTGTGAGGGTGACAATTGCTCACAGACTAAGCTCTCTCAGCAGAAGAAGGAGAACCCAGATGAGAAAATGAGTTTTGCTGAAAAGGGTATGGATTTTCAGAGAGATTCAGGGATGGGTTCTGATGGGAATGGTTTCAGATCAAAGTTGCCAACAAAAACAGGGACTTCAGGGGCACAAGAGCTCACACTCAGCTACCTCTGTGACAATTCCAAACTGGGTCTtcctgagaaagagaaaaacttgCTGTATTCCCGAGAAAGAGAAACGAACGCTTCTGTTGCTGAGAATTCAATTTCAAACCAAGGTGAGAAATGGGTGGAGAGGGATTTCCTCAATCTGAACGAAACAAGGGGGAATTCCTCGAAACGAGAGGTGGAGGAAGAGCTTGATAGAGAGAATATAGTACCAGAGAAAAAGCCAAAGCTTGAGACTTTGAACTTGTCTCTAGCTTTGCCtgatgtttctctctctctcactgctGCTCCAATTCCCAACCAGATTGCTGCTAAGAGTATGCAATCTTTAGCACCTTCTAACAATTGTTCCAATGATTTTACTGCCACTGCTACTTCCATGTCTTACTCTTATTCCCTTCCCTTTTCCCACAACCCCAGTTGCTCTTTGACTCGTAATTCCACTGAAAATTACGATGACCAGATTTGGAACTGTGGGGAAGGGACTAATGGTTCGGTTCATAGTCGATTTAAGCCGATCGGTGATGGGGCTGTGGGGCTTTCCAATCATGGTGCAGGAAGCCTTTTTTCAATGATGCAGGCAAATCAGGCTAGTACTCGTAAAAAGGACTTTTGTAGTAATgttaataacaataatagtaGTCATTATAGGACTACAACTGGCTCTGAGAACCATTCCTTTTTCCCGTCTGAGCTCCCTGCAAGGCCGCGGATTGATACGCTGTCTGGTGATTCCAGAGGGCGGGGTTCAGAGGGTTTGAGGAATTTGGAGGGTgtggatggtggtggtggtggtggtggtagtggtagtGGGAGGGTTAGGAAGTTGTCCAGACAGGAGAGACTTGTTATAGAGATTGTATCTGAGTCTGTTCCTGATATGGCTCAGATATGTCAGGAACTTCCGGAGGAGACAGTTGCTATGGTTAAGGATTACTTGAATGGTATAATTATAATGCCTGAGAAGAAAGAGGAATTAGTGGGATTACAGTATTTGCTTGAACGCAGATCTGATCTTACTAGGGAGACTCTGTCTAAGTGCCACAAAAGGCAGTTGGAAGTTTTGGTTGCTGTGAAGATGGGGCTTGGAAGCTACTTATCTAGTGAAATTCGCCTCTCAACAAATGATCTGGTGGACATTTTCTTGTATGTGAAATGTAGAAATGTAAATTGCCGGAGCGTACTGCCGGTTGATGATTGTGACTGCAAGATTTGCTCAGGAAATAAGGGGTTTTGCAGCCAGTGTATGTGTCCCATCTGTTTGAAATTTGATTATGCCAACAATACCTGCAGTTGGGTTGGTTGTGATGTGTGCTCCCATTGGTGCCATGCTGCTTGTGGCATTCAGAAGAATCTGATTAAGCCAGGTCCTAGCTTGAAGGGACCTTCAGGGAGTACTGAGATGCAGTTACACTGCATTGGGTGTAGTCATGCTTCGGAAATGTTTGGTTTCGTTAAGGATGTGTTTATGCTTTGCGCAAAGAATTGGGCTTTGGAAACTCTTAAAAAGGAGCTTGATTGTGTCAGGAAAATTTTCAGGGGAAGTGAAGATTACAAAGGCAAAGAATTGCATCTTAAGGCTGATGATATGCTATCCAAGCTTGAGACCAAAATGGTCTCTCCTTCAGATGCGTGCAACAGCATGATTCAGTTTTTCAACT ATGGCATGTCTGCTCCTGTTGTGGCTTCAAATGAGTTGGTGGCAACTCAATCTATCCTTAAAAAAGAAGCAACCCCTCTTTCACAATCCATTTCTCTACCCCCAAAATATACAGCGTTCAACATGAGCTCTTCTAGCATACGCAACGATTTACTGTCAAATGATCTTCGTCAGAGTGACCTCAAACCTTCCATAATGAGTGAGTTGACAACAGATGATGATTTCCGGTTTGGGTCATTGTCAAAGAAAGATAGCTTTGACAGCTTGGAAAGCTTAGTGCGGATCAAGGAAGCAGAAGCGAGGATGTTCCAGAACAAGGCTGATGATGCGCGGAGAGAGGCTGAAGGTTTCCGGCGGATGATTAGGACTAAGAATGACAAGGTGGAAGAAGAGTATGCTGGAAAGCTTGCCAAACTATGTTTGCAAGAGACTGAGGAAAGGCGCAGGAAGAAACTGGAGGAACTAAAGGTTTTGGAAAATTCACATGGTGATTATTTCAACATGAAACGCAGAATGGAAGCTGAGATTACTGGCTTGTTAGAGAGAATGGAGGCAACAAAGCAGCAGTGGGCTTGTTAG
- the LOC126717780 gene encoding probable ascorbate-specific transmembrane electron transporter 1, with the protein MAPRSYRVSATPFVIFAQLITIAVITLVLVWLLHFQKGFSFKSDERSKLFNLHPFLMVIGLIVIGGQAIMAYKSIPAKRKTRKGVHLVLHLTAFLSGILGIYVIFKYKKEEGAQNFLTLHSWLGITTVSLYGLQFVLGFLAYFFPGAEWTARATLLPWHIFVGMVIFFFAMVNAEIGLSGFSQTVSSFSERYIVNFTGLLILLYAISVTFVVILPGRY; encoded by the exons ATGGCACCTCGTAGCTACAGAGTCTCGGCAACCCCGTTTGTGATATTTGCACAATTGATAACCATAGCAGTGATAACTCTAGTGCTTGTTTGGCTCCTTCATTTTCAGAAAGGATTTTCTTTCAAATCCGATGAGAGATCAAAGCTTTTCAAC CTACATCCTTTCCTAATGGTGATAGGGCTTATTGTAATTGGAGGACAAG CTATCATGGCATACAAGTCAATCCCTGCGAAAAGAAAGACGCGTAAAGGGGTTCATTTGGTTTTACACCTGACGGCTTTTCTCTCTGGAATTTTGGGAATTTATgtgattttcaaatataaaaaagaggaaGGAGCCCAGAATTTTCTAACCTTGCATTCCTGGCTGGGCATTACCACCGTATCTTTGTATGGCTTGCAG TTTGTGTTAGGTTTCCTTGCCTATTTCTTCCCGGGTGCAGAATGGACAGCAAGAGCAACACTTCTTCCATGGCATATATTTGTTGGAATGGTGATCTTCTTCTTTGCAATGGTAAATGCTGAAATAGGGTTGTCTGGGTTTTCTCAGACAGTCAGTTCCTTTTCTGAAAGATACATAGTGAACTTCACTGGGCTGTTGATTCTTCTCTATGCAATCAGTGTTACCTTCGTAGTCATCCTTCCTGGACGTTATTAA
- the LOC126717781 gene encoding probable transmembrane ascorbate ferrireductase 3, whose translation MDSRSEYYSAASRLTYVAHFFGLTALILILIWLLHYRGGLNYESNNPDLVFNVHPFLMFFSLIFLGGEAMMAYKTVRATHPVKKSVHMLVHLLAIVLAIVGICAAFKYHDMIYKEDVYSLHSWIGITTICMYCLQWVFGFFTFMFPRASGPTRNKFLPWHLCGGRALLYMAICAALTGLLEKSTFLQLSPHQHESRLLNFTGLAILFFGIFVDLSVALGYYTLYTVY comes from the exons ATGGACAGCAGATCAGAATACTATAGCGCAGCCTCTCGTTTAACTTATGTGGCACACTTTTTTGGCCTTACGGCTTTAATTCTCATTCTTATTTGGTTGTTGCATTATCGGGGGGGCCTGAATTATGAATCTAACAATCCAGACCTAGTATTCAAT gTTCACCCATTTCTTATGTTCTTTAGTTTGATTTTTCTTGGTGGCGAAG CAATGATGGCATACAAAACAGTACGTGCAACTCATCCGGTTAAGAAATCAGTTCACATGCTAGTTCACCTGCTTGCTATAGTTCTTGCCATTGTTGGGATATGCGCTGCTTTCAAGTACCATGACATGATATACAAGGAAGATGTGTATAGCTTGCATTCATGGATTGGCATAACAACTATCTGCATGTATTGTTTGCAG TGGGTGTTTGGTTTCTTTACATTCATGTTTCCAAGAGCTTCAGGGCCaacaagaaataaatttttgcCATGGCATTTGTGTGGGGGAAGGGCACTCTTATACATGGCAATATGCGCAGCTCTCACAGGGCTGTTGGAGAAGTCTACTTTCCTGCAGCTCTCGCCGCATCAACATGAATCGCGTTTGCTCAACTTTACTGGACTGGCCATTCTATTCTTTGGCATCTTTGTTGATCTCTCGGTTGCTCTTGGTTATTATACTCTTTATACTGTATATTAG